A segment of the Neochlamydia sp. S13 genome:
GGACCTGCGTTGATGGAAGCCTTTCGTAAGCAAGCCTTGCGTTTCGGTACACATATTTTAAGGGACGACGTGGAATCTGTTGATTTTAGTAAGGCACCTTTAATTATTAATGGAAAGGAGCATGCTTACTATGCAGATGCGGTTATCCTAGCTACAGGAGCAACGGCTAATCGTTTAGACATCCCAGGGACAAGAGATGGAGAGTTTTGGCAAAAAGGGGTCACAGCTTGTGCGGTCTGTGATGGTGCGATGCCTATCTTTCGAGATAAAAAACTTTACGTGATTGGAGGGGGGGACTCCGCTGTCGAAGAAGCTACTTTCTTAACAAAATTTGCAAGTAAAGTTTACCTCGTTCACCGACGTGATAAACTTAGAGCCTCCAAGATTATGCAAGAACGAGCTTTAAATCATCCAAAAATTGAAATCCTATGGGATAGTGAAATTGTAGAGGTCACCGGAGAAAATGTAGTGCAAAGCGTCACGCTCAAAAATCTAAAAACCCTTGAGCTTACGACCCAGGAAGCAGGTGGAGTTTTTTTTGCCGTGGGTCACACGCCTAATACAAAATTTTTGCAAGGGCAAATTGAATTGCATGACAATGGATATATTGCAGTTAAACCGGGAACTACTCAAACAAGTCATGAGCTTGTCTTTGCGGCAGGCGATGCGCAAGATCATGTTTACAGGCAAGCTATTACAGCTGCCGGGACCGGCTGCATGGCAGCTATCGAAGCTGAGCGTGAACTTTCTGCCAGGGGTTTGGGCGCTTAATGAAAAATTGCCTCGCTTATTTATTGCTTGTCTTGCCTAGTCTGCTCCCAGGGGTTGAGTTTAAGCCCTGGTATCCCAACCCTTTACAAGTTCATGGAGAGCTTGCCTATCATTTTCAATCCTACGCTTCTGTAGATGCTGCAAGTGGACATTATTCATCCAAGGATCAATTGATTAACGGTAGCCTGCTAGTGGCCTATGATCCTTATTGCCTTCAGCTAGAAACTGCGTTTGCTGATACAAAAAAATGTTCTTTTAACTGCAATCATATCGCTTTAACCGCCCGTTATCTTTTCTTGGATGATAACCTTGGTGATCCTGTTAGCCTATCCATGGGATTGAGCGTTAAGAGATCTTGGAGAAAAGCGGTAAATGATATGAGTCTCTTTTACCATGGTAGAAATGAGGCCTTTTTACATGCTGCCATTGGTAAGCAAAATATTGAAGGTTTTGCTTGGTATTCCAGATGGTGGGGAGTAGTAGGAGTAGGAACTGCCGATTGTTGGACGCCGTGGGTCGTAGCAAATGCCGCATATGAATGGAATCGATCCTATCTTCATCGAATATGTGTATATATTAACAGCTTATGGGGCTTAGGTAAGCAAAAATTAACAGTCGGGAGCTTTGGCGGTTATGGCCGTATCGATCATCGTTCTATTGATTTAGGGTTACGCTATTGTTATGAATTTGCTTACTCTGGCTTGTTGAGTATTGACTATGCACGTCGGGTATATGCTCATAATTTTCCTAAGGATGTTAATTTGTTGACGATTTCCTATATTTATCCTTTTGGGCCTAAAGGTTCCGCCTATGTTTTAAGAGCTTATTCGTTGCTTACAGATGAAGCTCCTTCTTTCTAAACTTTTAGCTTGCCAAGCTGTGTTCCCTTGTTGTGCATTAAGTGAAACTTTTTCTTTTTATGGGGAATCAAAACTTTTAGCAGAATGGGCCCTCTCTGCTTCGGATGCTATTGGAAAATTATCTATATCCTCAATATCAACTCAGCATATCAATTTATTTCTTTAGTATGTTAGGCGGTAAAAATACAAGCTTTCTTAGTTATAGCCTAAAGCGTCGCTTTATTTCATCTGGAATACTTTGCAGTGGATTCTCATTCACCTGAAGCTTTTTTAAAGCAGTTAGCCCCTTCATTTCTATAGGGAGGGAGGTGATTTGGTTGTTATTTAAGTCAAGATCTTGCAGTTTTGATAATCGCCCAATCTCTGCCGGAAGGGTAGTGAGCTGGTTATTCTTTAAGTAAAGCTTTTCCAACTGAGAGAGCTGCCCTATCTCTGCCGGAAGGGTAGTGATTTGGTTATCGCATAAATCAAGCTCTTGCAGTCCAGAAAGGTACCCTATCTCTGCCGGAAGGACTGTAAGATGGTTGCTTTGTAGCCAAAGAGCTTTCAGGTTAGATAGCTGCCCTATTTCTGCTGGAAGGGCGGTGAGAGGGTTGCTTTTTAAGTCGAGTTCCTGCAGTTGCAATAGCTGGCCTATTCCTATCGGAAGGGTAGCGAGCTGGTTCTTGGGTAAGCGAAGCAATTGCAGCTGAGACAGTAGCCTTATCTCCGCGGGAAGAAAGGTAAGCTGGTTGTGATCTAGGTCAACTCTTTTCAGCTGGGATAGCTGCCCTATCTCTGAAGGAAGAGTGCTAAGGTGATTATCGGTTAAGTCAAGTGTTTGCAGTTGCAATAGCTGTCCTATTTCTGCAGGAAGGGATGTAAGCTGGTTGTTGTTTAAGTGAAGAGCTTGCAACCGAGGAAGCTGAGCTATTTCGAAAGGTAAAAAGGTCAAGCCGATTCCTCTTAAGTCTAAGCTCGTCATATCTTTGCCATAACTTTCAATCCAACTTTTAAAAAGTTTTCCTTTTTTTGCTAAAGGCAAGTACTTGATTTCTTCTTGATCTAAGAATTCCTTTCCTCCACGGATTTCTTTCCACATTAACAGGCGATTAATATTCACCAGATAAGTGGAATAATTAGTCAGAGTAAGATATCTTTTTTCCTCGGTTATCCATTTAAATTCTAATTCTGAAGGTGAAAGCGAGCGGGCTAAAGTAAAAGATTTGCCTAAAGATTGCATTTACCTTTGCTGTTCTAGAAAGCTCTTCTTCTAGATTATAGATCCTATCTAAAGCAAGAGCCTGCTCGTTAACATCTCCTTGAGGAACATGCACCTTACCTATTTGCTTATAAAGAGAAGGCATGACTTCATTAGCTAGAAGGTGGTACCATCTTCCACAAACGCTAGATAGGGAAGGGCTAGCGCAGGCCTTTAAAATAGGAACTAGTATTTCATTAGGTAAATGTTCAATGCAGATAGAAGAGCTAGGATTCATTATAGGGTCTCTTTAAGTGACAGACATCTTTTATGAGTTTTTTAGAGCCAAACATACATGAATAAAACAGAATGTACAAGAAAATTTTAGAGACAGATTCTTAGCCTTTAAATTTAAAAAATAGAGAAATGTAATAGACTGATAAAAAATCTTTAGTAAAGAAAACTTTCGATGTTAATGTCTCTTAATAGGCCGGAAGGCCCACTTATATTCTTAAAACCTTCTAAGAATATCAATTCGTTCCTTTAACCTATTAGGTAATAAAAAAACAAACTTTTTCAGTTAAAGGCAAAAACGTTGCCTTATTTCATCTGGAATGCTTTCCAGCGGATTCTCATTCAGTTGAAGCCTTCTTAAAGCAGTTAGGCTTCCTATCATCTCTGCAGGAAGGGTGGTGAGCTGGTTGCTACTTAAATTAAGCACCTCCAGATGCGATAGCTGCCCAATCTCTATAGGAAGAAAGTTAAGCTTGTTGTTGCTTAAGTAAAGCTCTTGTAGCTGTGATAGATACCATATCTCTGTAGGAAGGCTGATAAGCTGGTTGTTGCTTAATCCAAGCTTTTGCAACTGCAACAGCTGCCCTATTTCTGCCGGAAGGGTGGTGAGTTGGTTGTGGTCTAAACCAAGCTCTTGTAGTTGTGGTAGCTGCCCTATTTCTTTAGGAACATTGGTAAGCTGGTTGCGTTCTAAGCCAAGCGCTTGTAGCTGTGATAGCTGCCATATCTCGGTAGGAAGAGTGGTGAGCTGGTTGTTGCTTAAGTAAAGCTCTTGTAGTTGCAATAGCTGCCATATCTCTGCCGGAAGAAAGGTAAGCTGGTTGCTGTCTAAGTAAAGTTTACTGAGCTGGGATAAATGCCCTATCTCTGCAGGAAGAGTGTTAAGCTGGTTGTTGCTTAAGCCAAGCTCTTGTAGTTGCAATAGCTGCCATATCTCTGCCGGAAGAAAGGTAAGCTGGTTGCTGTCTAAGTAAAGTTTACTGAGCTGGGATAAATGCCCTATCTCTGCAGGAAGAGTGTTAAGCTGGTTGTTGCTTAAGCCAAGCTCTTGTAGTTGCAATAGCTGCCATATCTCTGCCGGAAGAAAGGTAAGCTGGTTGCTGTCTAAGTAAAGGTATTGCAGCTGAGAGAGCTGCCCTATCTTTGTTGGAAGGAAAGTAAGTTTGTTGTTGTTTAAGTCAAGCTTTCGCAGCTGAGAGAGCTGCCTTATCTCTGTCGGAAGTGAGGTAATTTTGTTGTTGTTTAAATTAAGTACTTGCAGCTGAGAGAGCTGCCCTATCTCTTTAGGAAGATTGGTAAGCTGGTTGTGGTCTAAGCCAAGCCCTTGCAGCTGAGAGAGCTGCCCTATCTCTTTAGGAAGATTGGTAAGCTGGTTGCTGTCTAAGTAAAGGTATTGCAGCTGAGAGAGCTGCCCTATCTTTGTCGGAAGGGAAGTAAGTTTATTGTTGTTTAAGTCAAGCTGTCGCAGCTGAGAGAGCTGCCCTATCTTTGTTGGAAGGGAGGTAAGTTTGTTGTTGTTTAAGATAAGTATTTGCAGCTGAGATAGCTGCCTTATCTCTTTAGGAAGATTGGTAAGCTGGTTGCTACTTAAATCAAGCCCTTGCAGCTGAGAGAGCTGCCTTATCTCTCTCGGAAGGGAGGTAAGCTGGTTGTTGTTTAAGCCAAGCTCTTTTAGCTGTGATAGCTGGCATATCTCTGAAGGAAGAGTGGTAAGTTGGTTGCCGTCTAAGTAAAGGTATTGCAGCTGAGAGAGCTGCCATATCTCTGCAGGAAGATTGGTAAACTGGTTGCTTTTTAAGTCGAGATCTTGCAGTTGCAATAGCTGCCCTATTTCTACCGGAAGGGTAGTGAGCTGGTTATCCTTTAAGTAAAGTTTTTTCAGCTGAGACAGTAGCCCTATCCCTGCAGGAAGGGTAGTAAGCTGGCTGTTATTTAAGCCAAGCACTTTTAACTGTGATAGCTGACATATCACTGTAGGAAGGGAGGTAAGTTTGTTATTGTTTAGATTAAGTAATTGCAGCTGAGACAGCTGCCATATATCTACCGGAAGAGAGGTAAGCTGGTTGCTACTTAAATCAAGCGCTTGCAGCTGAGACAGCTGCCATATATTTACCGGAAGGGTAGTGAGTTGGTTGTTGCTTAAATCCAGACCTTTCAGGTTTGATAATTGCCCTATCTCTGGAGGTAAAAAGGTTAAGCCAATTCCTTGTAAGTCCAGCTTCGTAAGTCTTTTGCCATGCCTTTTAATCCAATTACTGAAAAGCCCTCCTTTTTTTTCTAAAGGTAAGTACTTAATTGTTTTTCGATTTAAATATTTCTCTCCACGGGGTAATTTTTTCCACATTAAGAGGCGATTAATATTTAATAGATAAGAGGAGTAATTAGCCAATGTGAAATATCTATTTTCCTCAAGGCCTTCTTTAAACTCTAAAGGTGAAAGAGACTTAGCTAGAGTAAAGGTTTGCTTAAAAATTGTTTTTACCTTTTGCATTGGAAGAAGCTCATTATCTAGCTCATAAATTTTATCTAAGATAAGAGCCTGTTCATTAACATTTCCTTGAGGAAAGTGCATTTTACCTATTTGTTTATAAAGAGAAGGCATTACTTCTGTACTCAATAGACGTCGCCATCTTGCACAAACGCTAAATAAGGAAGGGCTAGCGCAGGCCTTTAAAATAGGGGTTAGTATTTCATTAGGTAAATGCTCAATGGTGATAGAAGAGCTAGGGTTCATTGTATGTGTTTCTTTAAATTAATCATATTTTAGTCGTTTTTAGGGCAATGTATACCTAAACAAACCAAAACGTGCAAGCAAGATTTAGAAACAAATAGCAAAAAAGATATTAGTGGCTTTTGATGAGCCGGAAGGCTCTCTACATCCTTGGAATCTTTTAAGCATATGATTTGTTCCTTTAACCTATTAGCTGATGAAGACGCAAGCCATTTCAGTTACAAACAAAATACAAGCAAAAACGCTGCTTTATTTTTCTTGGAATATTTTTCAGCGGATTTTCTTCTAGCTGAAGCTCTCGTAGAGCTGGTAGCTGTCCTATCTCTGCAGGAAGGGTGGTGAGCTGGTTGTGATTCAAGTCAAGCTCTTGTAGCTGTGATAGCTGCCCTATCTCTGCTGGAAGGAAGGTAAGCTGGTTTTGATTTAATCCAAGCTTTCGCAACTGTGATAGCTGCCTTGTCTCTACCGGAAGGGTGATGAGCTGGTTGTGATTCAAGTCAAGCTCTTGCAGCTGTGATAGCTGCCCTATCTCTGCTGGAAGGAAGGTAAGCTGGTTTTGATTTAATCCAAGCTTTCGCAACTGTGATAGCTGCCTTATCTCTACCGGAAGAGAGGTGAGTTGGTTGCTGCCTAAGATAAGCTTTTGCAGCTGAGAGAGCTGCCCTATTTCTGCCGGAAGAGTGGTAAGCTGGTTATTTTCTAAGATAAGCCCTTGCAGCTGAGAGAGCTGCCCTATCTCTGAAGGAAGAGTGGTGAGCTGGTTGTGGCTTAAGGTAAGTATTTGCAGCTGAGAGAGCTGCCCTATCTCTGTAGGAAGGTTGGTAAGCTGGTTGTTGCTTAAGTAAAGCTCTTGTAGCTGTGATAGATACCATATCTTTGCTGGAAGGCTGATAAGCTGGTTGTTGCTTAATCCAAGCTTTTGCAACTGCAACAGCTGCCCTATTTCTGCCGGAAGGGTGGTGAGTTGGTTTCTAATCAAATGAAGCGCTTGCAGCTGAGAGAGCTGCCCAATCTCTATAGGAAGAAAGTTAAGCTTGTTGTTGCTTAAGTAAAGCTCTTGTAGCTGTGATAGATACCATATCTCTGTAGGAAGGCTGATAAGCTGGTTGTTGCTTAATCCAAGCTTTTGCAACTGCAACAGCTGCCCTATTTCTGCCGGAAGGGTGGTGAGTTGGTTGTGGTCTAAGCCAAGCTCTTGCAGCTGTGATAGCTGCCCTATCTCTGCTGGAAGGAAGGTAAGCTGGTTTTGATTTAATCCAAGCTTTCGCAACTGTGATAGCTGCCTTATCTCTACCGGAAGAGAGGTGAGTTGGTTGCTGCCTAAGATAAGCTTTTGCAGCTGAGAGAGCTGCCCTATCTCTGAAGGAAGAGTGGTGAGCTGGTTGTGGCTTAAGGTAAGTATTTGCAGCTGAGAGAGCTGCCTTATCTGTGTCGGAAGAGAGGTAAGTTTGTTGTCATTTAAATTAAGTACTTGCAGCTGAGACAGCTGCCATATTTCTGCCGGAAGAGAGGTAAGCTGGTTTCTATTTAAATCAAGCGTTTGCAGCTGAGACAGTAGCTCTATCTCTGCAGGAAGGGTAGTAAGGTGATTATCGGCTAAGCCAAGCTTTCGCAGCTGAGACAGCTGCCATATTTCTGCCGGAAGAGAGGTAAGCTGGTTGTGGTCCAAGCTAAGGCATTGCAGCTGAGACAGTAGCTCTATCTCTGCAGGAAGGGTAGTAAGGTGATTATCGGCTAAGCCAAGCTTTCGCAGCTGAGATAGCTGCCCTATCTCTGCAGGAAGGGTAGTAAGGTGATTATCGGCTAAGTCAAGCCTTTGCAGCTGCAAGA
Coding sequences within it:
- the trxB gene encoding thioredoxin-disulfide reductase — its product is MKKAKLVIIGSGPAGYTAAIYAARANLEPILYEGFFSGPSGGQLMTTTEVENFPGFPEGITGPALMEAFRKQALRFGTHILRDDVESVDFSKAPLIINGKEHAYYADAVILATGATANRLDIPGTRDGEFWQKGVTACAVCDGAMPIFRDKKLYVIGGGDSAVEEATFLTKFASKVYLVHRRDKLRASKIMQERALNHPKIEILWDSEIVEVTGENVVQSVTLKNLKTLELTTQEAGGVFFAVGHTPNTKFLQGQIELHDNGYIAVKPGTTQTSHELVFAAGDAQDHVYRQAITAAGTGCMAAIEAERELSARGLGA
- a CDS encoding leucine-rich repeat domain-containing protein, with the protein product MQSLGKSFTLARSLSPSELEFKWITEEKRYLTLTNYSTYLVNINRLLMWKEIRGGKEFLDQEEIKYLPLAKKGKLFKSWIESYGKDMTSLDLRGIGLTFLPFEIAQLPRLQALHLNNNQLTSLPAEIGQLLQLQTLDLTDNHLSTLPSEIGQLSQLKRVDLDHNQLTFLPAEIRLLSQLQLLRLPKNQLATLPIGIGQLLQLQELDLKSNPLTALPAEIGQLSNLKALWLQSNHLTVLPAEIGYLSGLQELDLCDNQITTLPAEIGQLSQLEKLYLKNNQLTTLPAEIGRLSKLQDLDLNNNQITSLPIEMKGLTALKKLQVNENPLQSIPDEIKRRFRL
- a CDS encoding F-box-like domain-containing protein, encoding MNPSSSICIEHLPNEILVPILKACASPSLSSVCGRWYHLLANEVMPSLYKQIGKVHVPQGDVNEQALALDRIYNLEEELSRTAKVNAIFRQIFYFSPLAFTFRIRI
- a CDS encoding leucine-rich repeat domain-containing protein; its protein translation is MNPSSSITIEHLPNEILTPILKACASPSLFSVCARWRRLLSTEVMPSLYKQIGKMHFPQGNVNEQALILDKIYELDNELLPMQKVKTIFKQTFTLAKSLSPLEFKEGLEENRYFTLANYSSYLLNINRLLMWKKLPRGEKYLNRKTIKYLPLEKKGGLFSNWIKRHGKRLTKLDLQGIGLTFLPPEIGQLSNLKGLDLSNNQLTTLPVNIWQLSQLQALDLSSNQLTSLPVDIWQLSQLQLLNLNNNKLTSLPTVICQLSQLKVLGLNNSQLTTLPAGIGLLSQLKKLYLKDNQLTTLPVEIGQLLQLQDLDLKSNQFTNLPAEIWQLSQLQYLYLDGNQLTTLPSEICQLSQLKELGLNNNQLTSLPREIRQLSQLQGLDLSSNQLTNLPKEIRQLSQLQILILNNNKLTSLPTKIGQLSQLRQLDLNNNKLTSLPTKIGQLSQLQYLYLDSNQLTNLPKEIGQLSQLQGLGLDHNQLTNLPKEIGQLSQLQVLNLNNNKITSLPTEIRQLSQLRKLDLNNNKLTFLPTKIGQLSQLQYLYLDSNQLTFLPAEIWQLLQLQELGLSNNQLNTLPAEIGHLSQLSKLYLDSNQLTFLPAEIWQLLQLQELGLSNNQLNTLPAEIGHLSQLSKLYLDSNQLTFLPAEIWQLLQLQELYLSNNQLTTLPTEIWQLSQLQALGLERNQLTNVPKEIGQLPQLQELGLDHNQLTTLPAEIGQLLQLQKLGLSNNQLISLPTEIWYLSQLQELYLSNNKLNFLPIEIGQLSHLEVLNLSSNQLTTLPAEMIGSLTALRRLQLNENPLESIPDEIRQRFCL
- a CDS encoding leucine-rich repeat domain-containing protein — translated: MNPSPSISIESLPNEMLTHILKYCATPSLSSVCRKWRDLLASDSEIMRSIYKQIVEIHVPRGNVREHAVILNKIYKLDNELLPGQKVKAIFKQIFTLAKPLSPLRWKDHPKENIYFTSANYSSYVVNISRLLMWNKLPGGKKYLDQQRIKHLPIARKGELFKGWIERYGKDIKNLSLTGTGLTFLPPEIGQLSQLQALYLNGTQLTILPAEIGRLLQLQRLDLADNHLTTLPAEIGQLSQLRKLGLADNHLTTLPAEIELLSQLQCLSLDHNQLTSLPAEIWQLSQLRKLGLADNHLTTLPAEIELLSQLQTLDLNRNQLTSLPAEIWQLSQLQVLNLNDNKLTSLPTQIRQLSQLQILTLSHNQLTTLPSEIGQLSQLQKLILGSNQLTSLPVEIRQLSQLRKLGLNQNQLTFLPAEIGQLSQLQELGLDHNQLTTLPAEIGQLLQLQKLGLSNNQLISLPTEIWYLSQLQELYLSNNKLNFLPIEIGQLSQLQALHLIRNQLTTLPAEIGQLLQLQKLGLSNNQLISLPAKIWYLSQLQELYLSNNQLTNLPTEIGQLSQLQILTLSHNQLTTLPSEIGQLSQLQGLILENNQLTTLPAEIGQLSQLQKLILGSNQLTSLPVEIRQLSQLRKLGLNQNQLTFLPAEIGQLSQLQELDLNHNQLITLPVETRQLSQLRKLGLNQNQLTFLPAEIGQLSQLQELDLNHNQLTTLPAEIGQLPALRELQLEENPLKNIPRKIKQRFCLYFVCN